In a single window of the Ooceraea biroi isolate clonal line C1 chromosome 8, Obir_v5.4, whole genome shotgun sequence genome:
- the LOC105280752 gene encoding U4/U6 small nuclear ribonucleoprotein Prp4, which produces MSDDEDLVYVKKQKTVHYGSLEEAERARLAAAVETTDEEKDVAGANDVANTSISAGNVHISNEYMELEDEMSKDRQALLEEFERRKKARQINVSTDDSEVKKHLRQLGEPICLFGEGPADRRTRLRELLASVGEDAIKKKHEEEEKPSHTIEKDTETTWYHEGPESLQIARSWIAAYSLPRAKARLEKAREDLKLPTATRTAKRQELLKKLQALSIYCSQIGDTRPISSCQFSPNSKILATSSWSGLCKLWSVPDCTLLRTLKGHSVQVHCIVFHPKATITEDVIGDGAGQTCVMATCGLDGTVKLWGGGMGEEPLAEVEGHEPHRVSKIAFHPSGRFLGTCCHDASWRLWDLEQQVEVLHQEGHARAVHCISFQCDGSVCATGGYDSFGRVWDLRTGRCIMFMEGHLKNIYGIDFSPNGFHIATASEDNACKIWDLRKRTCVYTIPAHTDVLSDVKYQRREGQYLVTASFDYTAKIWSNKTWQPLKMLSGHDGRIMCIDVSPDHKFIATGSYDRTFKLWAPE; this is translated from the exons ATGTCCGACGACGAGGATTTGGTTTACGTGAAGAAGCAGAAGACTGTTCACTATGGCTCGTTGGAGGAAGCGGAACGTGCGCGGCTTGCGGCTGCCGTTGAAACGACGGACGAGGAGAAGGATGTCGCAGGCGCGAATGATGTCGCGAATACCTCCATCTCGGCTGGAAACGTACATATCTCAAACGAATATATGGAGCTGGAGGATGAGATGTCCAAAGATCGGCAGGCGTTACTGGAAGAGTTCGAACGTAGGAAAAAGGCCAGGCAGATTAACGTTTCCACTGATGATTCCGAAGTGAAAAAGCACTTGAGGCAACTGGGCGAACCGATCTGTCTATTCGGAGAAGGGCCTGCAGACAGGAGGACAAGATTGAGGGAACTGTTAGCCAGCGTGGGCGAGGATGCTATTAAGAAGAAAcatgaggaagaggagaagccGTCTCACACCATTGAGAAAGATACGGAGACCACGTGGTACCACGAGGGTCCAGAGTCTCTGCAGATCGCACGATCATGGATAGCAG CGTATTCATTGCCCAGAGCAAAGGCGCGGCTGGAAAAGGCCAGGGAGGACTTGAAACTACCAACCGCTACTCGCACGGCTAAGAGGCAGGAGCTTCTGAAGAAGTTGCAGGCCTTGAGCATTTATTGCTCCCAGATTGGGGACACCAGGCCCATCTCCTCCTGCCAGTTCAGTCCGAATTCCAAAATTCTTGCGACGTCCTCGTGGTCAGGGCTGTGCAAGCTGTGGTCCGTACCTGACTGTACCTTGTTGCGCACTTTGAAGGGGCACTCGGTACAGGTGCACTGTATCGTTTTTCATCCAAAAGCTACGATCACTGAGGACGTGATAGGTGACGGTGCAGGACAGACTTGCGTGATGGCGACTTGCGGATTGGATG GCACTGTGAAGCTATGGGGTGGTGGCATGGGCGAGGAACCACTGGCCGAAGTGGAGGGACACGAGCCTCACAGGGTCTCCAAAATAGCCTTTCATCCATCCGGACGATTCCTTGGCACGTGCTGTCACGATGCTTCCTGGCGGCTGTGGGACCTGGAGCAGCAGGTGGAAGTCCTCCACCAAGAAGGTCACGCTAGGGCTGTGCACTGCATCAG TTTTCAGTGTGACGGAAGTGTCTGCGCGACAGGTGGTTACGATTCCTTCGGCCGCGTATGGGATCTGCGTACCGGTAGATGCATAATGTTCATGGAGGGTCACTTGAAAAACATTTACGGCATCGATTTTTCGCCGAACGGCTTCCACATAGCCACCGCGAGCGAGGACAACGCGTGCAAGATATGGGACCTGCGGAAGAGAACCTGCGTGTACACGATACCGGCCCACACCGACGTACTGTCCGACGTGAAGTATCAGAGGAGAGAGGGGCAATATCTGGTTACCGCCTCGTTCGATTACACCGCCAAGATATGGTCCAACAAAACGTGGCAGCCACTCAAGATGCTGTCGGGCCACGACGGGAGAATTATGTGCATCGACGTGTCGCCCGATCACAAGTTCATCGCGACCGGTTCGTACGACAGAACTTTCAAATTATGGGCGCCGGAATGA
- the LOC105280753 gene encoding delta-1-pyrroline-5-carboxylate synthase, with protein MYSILLLTRSVRLEHFPRRLASSISGLRLPQLTTDNVMTQGYVRRDLQTSERPRRQQTFTERTELKYARRLVIKLGSAVITREDEHGLALGRLASIVEQVAECQIEGRECVMVTSGAVAFGKQKLTQELLMSMSMRETLSPTDHTREHAGTMLEPRAAAAVGQSGLMSLYDAMFAQYGVKIAQVLVTKPDFYNEETRKNLFSTLSELISLNIVPIINTNDAVSPPPDVDEEVAGGGGRRGISIKDNDSLAAMLAAEVQADLLVLMSDVDGIYNLPPWHDGAKMLRTFSSDLRGTIKFGQKSKVGTGGMDSKVNAALWAMDRGVAVVICNGTQEKAIKSIMSGRKIGTFFTQAAGSVTPVEVIAENARIGSRVLQALRPEDRAECINTLAGLLESRQSEILHANALDLEEASKKSLAKALLSRLSLTPAKLKSLSSGLRQIADDSLNNVGRVLRRTQLAEGLLLEQITVPIGVLLVIFESRPDSLPQVAALAMSSANGLLLKGGKEATTSNKYLMTLVKEALDKFGAANAISLVSTREDVGDLLSMEKHIDLIIPRGSSDLVRTIQDQSKHIPVLGHAEGVCHVFVDKDADLAKAMRIVRDSKCDYPAACNAMETLLIHESLMSGGFFRDVCNILHKEGVKINSGPKIRELLTFGPPSAKSMRTEYGALECTIEVVSDVDDAINHIHKYGSSHTDVIVTEHSDTAAHFQREVDSACVFHNASTRFSDGYRFGLGAEVGISTARIHARGPVGVDGLLTTKWVLKGDGHAAADFAEGGSRTWLHQSLPLTDS; from the exons ATGTATTCGATCCTGTTACTAACGAGATCCGTCCGACTCGAGCATTTCCCACGAAGATTGGCCTCCTCGATCAGCGGACTGCGCTTGCCGCAATTAACAACA GATAATGTCATGACGCAAGGGTACGTGCGCAGAGACTTGCAAACGTCGGAGCGACCACGAAGACAGCAGACCTTTACGGAGCGCACCGAGTTGAAGTACGCCCGTCGTCTGGTCATCAAACTTGGCAGCGCCGTTATAACGAGAGAAGACGAGCATGGCCTGGCTCTTGGACGTCTGGCCTCCATCGTGGAACAGGTAGCCGAGTGCCAGATCGAGGGACGCGAGTGCGTCATGGTGACCAGCGGTGCGGTTGCTTTTGGCAAACAGAAGCTCACTCAGGAGCTCCTCATGTCCATGTCGATGAGGGAGACTCTGAGTCCTACGGATCACACGCGGGAACATGCAG GAACTATGTTGGAACCTAGAGCAGCTGCCGCAGTGGGCCAGTCGGGCCTCATGTCCCTCTACGACGCGATGTTCGCGCAATACGGCGTCAAGATCGCCCAGGTGCTGGTGACGAAGCCCGACTTCTACAACGAAGAGACGCGGAAGAATCTCTTCAGCACGCTGAGCGAGCTGATCAGCCTGAATATCGTGCCAATCATCAACACGAACGATGCGGTGTCGCCGCCACCGGATGTCGATGAGGAGGTAGCTGGCGGTGGTGGCAGACGCGGGATATCCATCAAGGACAACGATTCGCTGGCGGCGATGCTGGCTGCCGAGGTCCAGGCGGATCTGCTGGTCCTCATGAGCGACGTCGACGGGATCTACAATCTTCCCCCGTGGCACGACGGCGCGAAGATGCTGCGCACATTCAGCTCCGATCTTCGGGGTACCATCAAGTTTGGACAGAAGTCGAAGGTGGGCACCGGCGGTATGGACTCGAAGGTCAACGCCGCACTCTGGGCGATGGATCGGGGTGTCGCGGTTGTAATCTGCAACGGCACCCAGGAGAAGGCCATCAAGAGCATCATGTCAGGCAGAAAGATCGGCACGTTCTTCACGCAAGCTGCCGGCTCGGTTACTCCCGTCGAGGTGATCGCTGAAAATG CTCGCATTGGCAGTAGAGTGCTACAGGCGTTACGCCCGGAAGACCGTGCCGAGTGCATCAACACCCTTGCCGGCTTGTTGGAGTCCAGACAATCCGAGATCCTCCACGCGAACGCGCTGGATCTAGAGGAAGCAAGCAAGAAGAGCCTGGCCAAGGCTCTGCTGTCGCGTCTGTCCTTGACGCCGGCGAAGCTAAAATCCTTGAGTTCCGGCCTGCGTCAGATTGCGGACGATTCGCTAAACAACGTCGGCCGCGTCCTTCGAAGAACGCAACTTGCCGAGGGTCTGCTATTGGAGCAGATTACAGTGCCTATCGGAGTGCTGCTGGTGATCTTCGAGTCGAGGCCGGACAGCTTACCTCAAGTAGCCGCCCTGGCGATGTCCAGCGCCAACGGACTCCTCCTGAAAGGCGGCAAGGAGGCCACCACGAGCAACAAGTACCTGATGACGCTTGTGAAGGAGGCGCTGGACAAATTCGGTGCCGCCAATGCCATTTCACTAGTGTCCACGAGGGAGGACGTGGGTGATCTTCTCTCGATGGAGAAGCACATAGATCTCATTATCCCTCGCGGTAGCTCGGACCTGGTCCGTACTATTCAGGATCAGTCCAAGCATATACCCGTGCTGGGACACGCCGAGGGTGTCTGCCACGTTTTCGTCGACAAAGACGCAGACCTAGCGAAAGCTATGAGGATCGTGAGGGACTCCAAGTGCGATTATCCTGCCGCGTGCAATGCTATGGAGACGTTGCTGATACACGAAAGCCTGATGAGCGGTGGATTCTTCAGAGACGTATGCAACATATTGCACAAGGAAGGG GTGAAAATCAATTCCGGCCCAAAGATAAGAGAACTATTGACCTTCGGTCCACCATCTGCCAAAAGCATGCGAACCGAATACGGTGCACTCGAATGCACCATAGAAGTGGTCTCGGACGTCGACGACGCTATCAACCACATTCACAAATACGGCAGCAGCCACACCGATGTCATTGTCACCGAGCACAGTGACACGGCAGCGCATTTCCAGAGGGAGGTAGACAGCGCCTGTGTGTTTCACAATGCCAGCACTAGATTCTCAGACGGCTACAGATTCGGTCTCGGAGCAGAG GTCGGCATCTCCACGGCACGTATCCACGCACGTGGCCCGGTAGGAGTCGATGGTCTGTTGACGACAAAGTGGGTGCTGAAGGGTGATGGACACGCGGCCGCGGATTTCGCCGAGGGAGGTAGCAGGACCTGGTTGCATCAATCCTTACCTCTCACCGACTCGTAA